The following are from one region of the Mesorhizobium shangrilense genome:
- a CDS encoding amidase, with product MRLDEYVTYDGIGLSQLLAKGKITPRDLGRCVTEAVAVVNPEINAVVELYGDAIDALPEAALGGPFNGIPTLTKDFPIEAGRPAEFGSCLAQGFRATHDAVYWTRLRKGGLVNAGRTTSSEFGVPAATETLLYGATRNPWNIEHGVSGSSGGAAAAVAAGIVPFAQGSDGGGSIRMPASFCGLIGLKPSRGRVTGSPGANAPLLGLATAFMLTRSVRDTALLLDLCHGPDAGDGYEITPPADSYRDAIGRPPRPLRIALCTIPWSGRAIDPEVAAVTIGTAARLASFGHHVEEASPGFDYAAFLAAQKIIWASDSAAGLADIAGHMGRAIDETTLGASVLSLYRHGLTLSATQLIDALAVYDEVTRQLGRFFAGYDLLLTPTCTIVPERTGTYDPARPDIDVNGVFDDLAPKESFTALFNATGQPAISLPVGLSQTGLPIGVQLVARFGREDLLLAVARQLEEGLERGTGIWGQGKPDVHAGRH from the coding sequence ATGCGCCTTGATGAATATGTCACCTACGACGGGATCGGCCTCAGCCAGTTGCTGGCCAAAGGCAAGATCACGCCGAGAGACCTTGGCCGCTGCGTCACGGAGGCTGTGGCTGTGGTCAATCCGGAGATCAATGCAGTTGTCGAACTCTACGGCGACGCGATCGATGCGCTCCCTGAGGCAGCGCTCGGCGGCCCGTTCAATGGTATTCCGACGCTGACCAAGGATTTCCCGATCGAGGCCGGCCGCCCCGCCGAATTCGGTAGCTGCCTTGCGCAGGGTTTTCGCGCGACGCACGATGCTGTCTACTGGACCCGCCTTCGCAAGGGCGGCCTTGTCAATGCCGGCCGCACGACGAGCTCGGAATTCGGCGTGCCGGCGGCTACCGAAACGCTGCTCTATGGTGCGACACGCAACCCCTGGAACATCGAGCACGGCGTCTCGGGATCGAGCGGCGGCGCGGCGGCGGCGGTCGCTGCCGGCATCGTCCCGTTCGCGCAAGGAAGCGACGGCGGCGGGTCGATCCGCATGCCCGCCTCCTTCTGCGGCCTGATAGGGTTGAAGCCGTCGCGCGGCCGCGTCACCGGTTCGCCCGGCGCTAACGCGCCTCTGCTCGGCCTCGCCACCGCGTTCATGCTGACCCGCTCGGTCCGCGACACCGCCTTGCTGCTCGACCTGTGCCATGGCCCCGATGCCGGCGACGGTTATGAGATCACGCCGCCGGCAGACTCCTACCGCGACGCGATCGGGCGTCCGCCGAGACCGTTGCGCATTGCGCTCTGCACCATTCCCTGGTCCGGCCGCGCAATCGATCCGGAAGTCGCGGCCGTCACGATAGGCACCGCCGCAAGACTTGCGTCCTTCGGCCATCATGTCGAGGAGGCCTCGCCAGGCTTCGACTACGCCGCGTTTCTGGCCGCACAGAAGATCATCTGGGCGTCCGACAGCGCTGCCGGCCTGGCTGACATCGCCGGGCATATGGGCCGCGCGATCGATGAAACGACGCTCGGCGCCAGCGTACTTTCGCTCTACCGCCACGGGCTGACGCTGAGCGCTACCCAGTTGATCGACGCGCTTGCCGTCTATGATGAGGTGACCCGCCAGCTCGGTCGATTTTTCGCCGGCTATGACCTGCTGCTCACGCCCACCTGCACGATCGTGCCGGAACGCACAGGCACCTATGACCCAGCCCGGCCCGACATCGACGTGAACGGTGTATTCGACGACCTCGCGCCGAAGGAAAGCTTCACCGCCCTTTTCAACGCGACCGGGCAGCCTGCCATTTCTCTGCCGGTGGGCTTGAGCCAGACCGGCCTGCCGATCGGCGTCCAACTCGTGGCCCGTTTCGGAAGAGAGGATCTGCTACTTGCCGTGGCGCGCCAACTCGAAGAAGGATTGGAACGCGGCACCGGCATCTGGGGTCAGGGCAAGCCCGACGTGCACGCAGGTAGACATTAA
- a CDS encoding MurR/RpiR family transcriptional regulator — MGKKRNSKTATEQNGSEEKIDIEAILRARMADFSPSEQNLAAHMLDNVHMLPFETGSSIAQAVGVSEMTVTRFVRGLGFESLRDLKNRLRHSVAEKDSDIDDYMGRFQVRNSRQEALQESLRLDLDAIVKAYALTATDLWDEAAAALAKSRTVYVVGFQASKGLAMDFASRLLWARPNVIFVDNTSGTFGEIIAADPKQSLVVLVDTASYAARGIKLAEKLKSLEMPLIVVTDKFSHWAFAYTRFVFEGHTHVKTFWDSTASLGVILNLMIDTVAIRLGPKAKRNFAAMSDMGNLFGEFVGGSYLRRKD, encoded by the coding sequence ATGGGGAAAAAGCGGAACTCCAAGACGGCCACGGAGCAAAACGGCAGCGAGGAGAAGATCGACATCGAGGCGATCCTGCGCGCCCGAATGGCCGATTTTTCGCCTTCCGAACAAAACCTCGCTGCCCACATGCTCGACAACGTCCATATGCTGCCTTTCGAGACTGGCAGCAGCATCGCCCAGGCGGTCGGCGTGAGCGAGATGACGGTGACGCGCTTCGTCCGCGGTCTCGGCTTTGAAAGCCTCCGCGATCTCAAGAATCGGCTGCGCCATTCGGTCGCCGAGAAGGACAGCGACATTGACGACTACATGGGCCGTTTCCAGGTGCGCAACAGCCGGCAGGAGGCGCTGCAGGAAAGCCTGCGCCTGGATCTCGACGCCATCGTCAAGGCCTATGCGTTAACCGCGACCGACCTTTGGGACGAAGCCGCCGCTGCGCTCGCCAAGTCCCGGACGGTCTATGTCGTTGGGTTCCAGGCATCCAAAGGGCTGGCGATGGATTTTGCCAGCCGCCTGCTTTGGGCGCGTCCGAACGTCATCTTTGTCGACAATACGAGCGGCACGTTTGGCGAGATCATCGCCGCCGACCCGAAACAGAGCTTGGTCGTACTGGTGGACACTGCCTCTTATGCGGCGCGCGGCATAAAACTGGCTGAAAAGCTGAAATCGCTGGAAATGCCACTGATCGTCGTCACCGACAAGTTCAGTCATTGGGCCTTCGCCTACACACGTTTCGTCTTCGAAGGGCATACGCATGTGAAGACGTTCTGGGATTCGACAGCCAGCCTCGGTGTTATCCTGAACCTGATGATCGACACGGTTGCCATACGGCTCGGTCCAAAAGCCAAACGCAATTTCGCCGCCATGAGCGACATGGGAAATCTGTTCGGCGAGTTCGTTGGCGGGAGCTATCTGCGCCGCAAGGACTGA
- a CDS encoding serine hydrolase domain-containing protein → MKDHSMNADATSWFRDPTMPGAPIIPRDDWDRAPWNRWTFQHVRDMVATTQVWRGQGQASPLPVALQEIDAIGFEIDGRRETIGAFLQSSYADGFLVLHRGKVVAERYMNGMTARTPHLSQSVAKSIVGTVAGILIERGLVDPGAPVTHYLPELGATAYRGATVQHVLDMTSGVVFDETYTALDSHMAQMDVACGWKERKHPAWPTNVWELILTLKQSECAHGAAFRYRSIETDVLSFILQRVSGMPLADLVSRELWAPMGAEEDAYFTVDPAGYALGDGGFNATLRDYARFALLHLGHGQIDGRQIVPAAWIGEIRCGNPDLFGDVYRDVLPQGAYHNQFWIEDTMRGAYMARGVFGQLIYIDPAAEFAAVKLSSWPEFLDAKRSRTALAAVRAIRDRLSR, encoded by the coding sequence ATGAAAGATCACAGCATGAATGCCGACGCCACTTCCTGGTTTCGCGATCCCACAATGCCCGGAGCACCGATCATCCCGCGCGATGATTGGGACCGCGCGCCATGGAACCGCTGGACCTTCCAGCATGTGCGCGACATGGTGGCGACGACGCAGGTGTGGCGCGGCCAAGGCCAGGCGAGCCCGTTGCCTGTTGCTTTGCAAGAGATTGATGCCATCGGCTTCGAGATCGACGGAAGACGCGAGACAATCGGCGCCTTTCTGCAATCGAGCTATGCCGACGGGTTTCTCGTCCTGCATCGCGGCAAGGTCGTTGCTGAGCGCTACATGAATGGCATGACCGCGCGGACGCCGCATCTGTCGCAATCGGTGGCAAAGTCGATCGTCGGCACCGTCGCCGGTATCCTGATCGAGCGCGGTCTGGTCGATCCGGGGGCGCCCGTTACCCATTATCTGCCGGAGCTCGGCGCAACGGCTTATCGCGGCGCGACGGTGCAGCACGTGCTGGATATGACCAGCGGTGTTGTTTTCGACGAGACCTACACCGCGCTGGATTCGCATATGGCGCAAATGGACGTCGCTTGCGGATGGAAGGAGCGCAAGCACCCGGCTTGGCCGACAAACGTGTGGGAGCTGATCCTGACCTTGAAGCAGAGCGAATGCGCGCACGGCGCAGCGTTCCGCTATCGCTCGATCGAAACCGACGTGCTCTCCTTCATTCTGCAGCGGGTCTCCGGAATGCCGCTTGCGGACCTGGTCAGCCGCGAATTGTGGGCGCCGATGGGTGCGGAGGAGGACGCCTATTTCACTGTCGATCCGGCCGGCTATGCACTGGGTGATGGCGGCTTCAACGCCACCTTGCGCGACTACGCCCGCTTCGCCCTGCTGCATCTCGGCCATGGCCAGATCGATGGCCGGCAGATCGTCCCGGCCGCTTGGATCGGGGAGATCCGTTGTGGAAATCCCGATCTTTTCGGCGACGTCTATCGCGACGTCCTTCCGCAGGGTGCCTATCATAACCAGTTCTGGATAGAGGACACCATGCGCGGAGCCTATATGGCGCGAGGTGTATTCGGACAGCTCATCTATATCGATCCCGCCGCCGAATTCGCTGCTGTGAAGCTGTCAAGCTGGCCGGAATTCCTGGACGCCAAGCGCAGCCGCACTGCATTGGCTGCCGTAAGGGCCATACGAGACAGATTGTCCCGGTAA
- a CDS encoding sugar ABC transporter ATP-binding protein, with protein MERRAVLTVTGLQKSFGGVQALNGVDFDLEAGEIHALCGENGAGKSTLVRMIAGLMSPDEGEIRIDGNLLKPGQLTSVKQVSVVYQELSIIPHLSVLDNVLLGDPDVGQLYIRKRYAARARQTLDQLGLSEVPLDVEAGRLAIAEQQLLEICRAVMRGARILILDEPTASLSDAEIQRVFKTVRWLRESGTAVIYISHRLPEIFALTDRTTVFRNGRRVLTKPTADWTSEELVAEMIGREVKPAHSVRDRTDLQHAPKVLELKALSVAGKYRPVTLDFRAGEVVGVIGQLGSGANALIETLAGLEARHEGSVILNGAAIDVTSLSAAISCGIAYVSEDRGGKSLFLGAPIEVNLTSAILDRLNRAGVLSLGEARKRALDLARRFQIDGRRLPLAASTLSGGNQQKVAIAKSVALEPKVLVLNEPTRGVDVGARTEIYRELQALARQGLVVLFFSTDLEEIRELSQRVITVFRGEIVNDLPVEETAMDSILGDVVRGPGMARAA; from the coding sequence ATGGAGAGGCGAGCCGTTCTGACGGTCACGGGCCTGCAGAAATCCTTCGGCGGTGTCCAGGCGCTGAATGGCGTCGACTTCGATCTTGAGGCCGGCGAAATTCATGCGCTGTGCGGCGAGAACGGCGCCGGCAAAAGCACGCTGGTACGGATGATCGCCGGGCTGATGAGCCCGGACGAGGGAGAGATCCGCATCGATGGCAATCTGCTCAAGCCGGGCCAGCTGACCAGTGTGAAGCAGGTCTCGGTCGTCTATCAGGAACTGTCGATCATCCCGCATCTGTCCGTTCTGGACAACGTGCTTCTCGGCGATCCCGACGTCGGCCAGCTCTACATCCGGAAGCGCTATGCGGCCCGCGCGCGCCAGACCCTCGACCAGCTCGGCCTCTCCGAAGTTCCGCTCGACGTCGAGGCCGGTCGCCTGGCAATCGCCGAGCAGCAGCTTCTCGAAATCTGTCGCGCCGTGATGCGTGGCGCCCGCATCCTGATCCTGGACGAGCCGACCGCGAGCCTTTCCGACGCCGAGATCCAGCGCGTCTTCAAGACGGTTCGCTGGCTGCGCGAGAGCGGCACCGCCGTCATCTATATCAGCCATCGCCTGCCCGAGATTTTCGCGCTCACCGACCGCACAACCGTGTTTCGCAATGGTCGGCGGGTTCTCACCAAGCCAACAGCCGACTGGACCAGCGAAGAACTCGTCGCCGAGATGATCGGCCGCGAGGTCAAGCCAGCCCATTCGGTGCGTGACCGCACCGATCTCCAGCACGCGCCCAAGGTTCTTGAGCTCAAGGCGCTCTCGGTCGCCGGAAAATACCGTCCGGTGACGCTGGACTTTCGCGCCGGCGAAGTCGTTGGCGTCATAGGCCAGCTTGGATCGGGCGCCAATGCACTGATCGAGACGCTGGCCGGCCTGGAAGCCCGCCATGAAGGAAGCGTGATCCTGAATGGCGCCGCCATTGATGTCACTTCGCTGTCGGCGGCGATATCCTGTGGCATTGCCTATGTCTCGGAGGATCGGGGCGGCAAGAGCCTGTTCCTCGGCGCGCCGATCGAGGTCAACCTGACATCGGCGATACTCGACCGCCTGAACCGCGCCGGCGTGCTTTCCCTCGGCGAGGCCCGCAAGCGGGCGCTCGACCTGGCGCGCCGCTTCCAGATCGATGGAAGGCGGCTGCCATTGGCCGCGTCGACGCTTTCTGGCGGCAACCAGCAGAAGGTCGCCATTGCCAAATCCGTGGCCCTCGAACCGAAGGTGCTGGTGCTCAATGAGCCGACGCGTGGCGTCGATGTGGGGGCGCGGACCGAGATCTACCGCGAACTCCAGGCGCTCGCGCGCCAGGGTCTGGTCGTCCTGTTCTTCTCGACCGACCTCGAGGAAATCCGCGAACTGTCGCAACGCGTGATCACCGTTTTCCGGGGCGAGATCGTCAACGACTTGCCTGTCGAGGAGACCGCCATGGACTCGATCCTGGGCGATGTCGTGCGCGGACCGGGCATGGCGAGGGCGGCATGA
- a CDS encoding ABC transporter permease, with protein sequence MAAVEMKSVGAALLSPERIQSTAVWMGTVLLAAWAGVTVPGFASSANISAIMYSTSAVGIAAVGMAFITLSGNLFMLSMGATAAVSTIVFASCLHLGLLPSIAVVVLVGALFGLAQGMAVGVFKTNPIITTIAMASIITGAGSFYSGGLTVVGQGDASWLAIGRMAGIPNQIVLFLLAALVFSFIVERTRFGRELRLIGLNPKAAHFTGLRVGRALVIAYVLAAAAAAFAGALYGSQAAQGNLKLGAGLDFDAIAAVLVGGVAIKGGQGRILDAAIGAVFLAIITNILLLKGLSLEIQLIVKGLVVIASVILGALALGARK encoded by the coding sequence TTGGCCGCTGTTGAAATGAAATCCGTGGGCGCGGCACTGCTGAGCCCGGAGCGCATCCAGTCCACGGCCGTCTGGATGGGCACGGTCCTCCTGGCGGCCTGGGCTGGCGTGACGGTGCCCGGCTTTGCGTCCAGCGCCAACATTTCCGCGATCATGTATTCGACTTCGGCGGTGGGCATAGCCGCCGTCGGCATGGCGTTCATCACCCTCTCGGGCAATCTCTTCATGCTCTCGATGGGCGCGACGGCGGCCGTATCGACGATCGTGTTCGCATCCTGTCTGCATCTCGGACTCCTCCCGAGCATCGCCGTGGTGGTGTTGGTCGGTGCCTTGTTCGGCCTTGCCCAGGGCATGGCCGTGGGCGTCTTCAAGACCAACCCGATCATCACCACCATCGCGATGGCTTCGATCATCACCGGCGCCGGGTCGTTCTATTCCGGCGGCCTGACCGTTGTCGGACAGGGCGACGCGAGTTGGCTTGCTATTGGCCGCATGGCCGGTATCCCCAACCAGATCGTGCTGTTTCTGCTCGCGGCACTCGTCTTCAGCTTCATCGTCGAGCGGACACGCTTCGGCCGCGAACTGCGCCTGATCGGTCTCAATCCGAAGGCCGCGCATTTCACCGGCCTGCGCGTCGGCCGAGCCCTGGTGATCGCTTATGTGCTAGCGGCCGCGGCCGCCGCCTTTGCCGGCGCGCTCTACGGTTCGCAGGCGGCCCAGGGCAATCTCAAGCTCGGCGCGGGTCTCGATTTCGACGCCATCGCCGCGGTGCTTGTCGGCGGCGTGGCGATCAAGGGCGGTCAGGGACGCATTCTCGACGCCGCCATCGGCGCGGTTTTCCTGGCGATCATCACCAACATCCTGCTGCTCAAGGGCCTGTCGCTGGAAATCCAGCTGATCGTGAAAGGCCTGGTCGTGATCGCCTCCGTCATCCTGGGCGCGCTGGCGCTCGGCGCGAGGAAATGA
- a CDS encoding ABC transporter permease, with the protein MSTATLLRIALLIALIIVFASWNPAFVSGRNIYALMQSFALLGLVALGLSLTMIAGEFDLSVGSMVAVGGLLTLVTGESNLAYGMCVAFAFAVAIGAANAFVVSRFNVSSLVVTVGSMMALSGFAFWLAGGKVISTDNFDPGFALDNPILTIFSWRSLITLAAFLLAGLFTRHTLMGRDIRVIGSKRLVAAASGAKVGLSLFIVFIISALCAAMAGSLLSMSLASAAATTGSNLMLQAVSAAIVGGVALSGGSGSPLHVLIGSLILTVMNNGLSLMGMGATGILFANGLVLMGIVLLDGQLGAWMSERFAASRARHSA; encoded by the coding sequence ATGTCCACGGCCACCTTGCTGCGCATCGCGCTCCTGATCGCGTTGATCATTGTCTTTGCGTCCTGGAATCCGGCCTTCGTCAGCGGCCGCAACATCTATGCGCTGATGCAGTCATTCGCGCTGCTGGGCCTGGTGGCGCTCGGCCTGTCGCTGACCATGATCGCCGGCGAATTCGACCTTAGCGTGGGGTCCATGGTTGCCGTCGGCGGACTGCTGACGCTGGTCACCGGCGAGAGCAATCTCGCCTATGGCATGTGCGTGGCATTCGCCTTCGCGGTGGCAATCGGTGCGGCCAACGCCTTCGTCGTCAGCCGCTTCAACGTGTCCTCGCTGGTCGTCACCGTCGGATCGATGATGGCACTCTCAGGGTTTGCTTTCTGGCTTGCCGGCGGCAAGGTGATCAGCACCGACAATTTCGATCCCGGCTTTGCGCTCGACAATCCGATCCTGACGATCTTCTCCTGGCGCAGCCTGATCACGCTGGCGGCTTTTCTGCTGGCCGGCCTGTTCACGCGCCACACGCTGATGGGCCGCGACATCCGAGTCATCGGCAGCAAGCGCCTGGTGGCGGCGGCGAGCGGCGCGAAGGTCGGCCTGTCCCTCTTTATCGTCTTCATCATCTCCGCTCTTTGCGCTGCAATGGCCGGCAGCCTCCTGTCGATGAGCCTGGCCAGTGCTGCCGCGACCACTGGGAGCAATCTCATGCTGCAAGCCGTGTCGGCGGCAATCGTCGGCGGCGTGGCCCTGTCTGGTGGGTCGGGCTCGCCACTGCATGTGCTGATCGGGTCGCTGATCCTGACGGTGATGAACAACGGATTGAGTTTGATGGGCATGGGCGCAACGGGGATCCTGTTCGCGAACGGGCTCGTGCTGATGGGAATCGTGCTGCTCGACGGACAGTTGGGCGCATGGATGAGCGAACGGTTCGCGGCATCGCGGGCCAGACATTCCGCCTAG
- a CDS encoding sugar ABC transporter substrate-binding protein, whose amino-acid sequence MNFSKLTKLALATTAFMGLAMPDMAFAGAKGSKVILLTVTEECEYCALHQRAFKEVASAAGVDVDVKITNYDAAEQASQVDQAIAQNPAAIVLWPADASAIVPSLRKIKQAGIPLVITNSKPDDKYADYWSVFTGPSDLGNGQSAGEAMIKGFAEKKFGTEGKIVIVEGVPGTPPQIARSKGLEDVLGEKAKGIVVAGKQNGNWDQTKATDAAAALFTQVGPDVKGVYAQADNMMSGVIVAAKRAGIDPASLVLVGSNCSIEGVNQIKDGTQYATVLQSPIDDGKYAANAVVDLLDGKKVEKEIYLPHEIITKANVSDCDAAIGR is encoded by the coding sequence ATGAATTTCTCAAAACTGACCAAGCTCGCGCTGGCGACCACCGCGTTCATGGGACTGGCGATGCCCGACATGGCATTCGCCGGCGCCAAGGGATCGAAGGTGATCCTGCTGACGGTGACCGAGGAATGCGAATATTGCGCGCTCCACCAGCGCGCCTTCAAGGAAGTCGCCAGCGCCGCCGGCGTCGATGTCGACGTGAAGATCACCAACTACGATGCCGCCGAACAGGCATCCCAGGTCGACCAGGCGATTGCCCAGAACCCGGCCGCGATCGTGCTCTGGCCGGCGGATGCCAGCGCCATCGTGCCGTCGCTGCGCAAGATCAAGCAGGCCGGCATTCCGCTGGTGATCACCAATTCGAAGCCGGACGACAAATACGCCGACTATTGGAGCGTCTTCACCGGCCCCTCCGATCTTGGCAACGGCCAGTCCGCCGGCGAGGCCATGATCAAGGGTTTCGCCGAAAAGAAGTTCGGCACTGAAGGCAAGATTGTCATCGTCGAGGGCGTTCCCGGAACGCCGCCGCAGATCGCGCGCTCGAAAGGCCTGGAGGACGTGCTTGGCGAGAAGGCCAAGGGCATCGTCGTCGCCGGCAAGCAGAACGGCAACTGGGACCAGACGAAGGCCACCGACGCCGCTGCCGCGCTCTTCACCCAGGTAGGCCCGGACGTGAAGGGCGTCTACGCCCAGGCCGACAACATGATGTCGGGCGTGATCGTGGCCGCCAAGCGCGCGGGCATCGATCCGGCCAGCCTCGTCCTCGTCGGGTCCAACTGCTCGATCGAAGGCGTCAACCAGATCAAGGACGGCACGCAATACGCGACCGTGCTGCAGTCGCCGATCGACGACGGCAAATACGCGGCCAACGCGGTGGTCGACCTCCTCGACGGCAAGAAAGTCGAGAAGGAGATCTACCTGCCGCACGAGATCATCACCAAGGCCAACGTCTCCGACTGCGACGCCGCCATCGGGCGCTGA
- a CDS encoding SDR family NAD(P)-dependent oxidoreductase, translating to MAEEPLFTNVLPELVVVSGTASGLGTKIAQLLVASGVRTIGVDLAPAPAELSNELYTHVQGDVSLEETWNGIASSVAATDPGTLGLVTSAAMLNVGTLLEFDKAAMEKTMSVNFIGTALAFRALLPLMIERGGGPIVAVASIDATFAEQQLAVYAASKGAVRQLTRTVAMDHARQGVRANVLSPGPMLAGLFERHMKSANDPDRFLATRANRQPFGRILDPGEVARAALFLLSDASTALNGAEIIADGGLTTSFDFRTGSEGASV from the coding sequence ATGGCCGAGGAGCCACTGTTTACCAATGTTCTGCCTGAACTCGTCGTGGTTTCGGGCACGGCTTCCGGTCTGGGCACCAAGATCGCCCAACTCTTGGTCGCAAGCGGTGTGCGCACCATCGGCGTCGATCTGGCGCCGGCGCCCGCCGAACTGTCCAACGAGCTCTACACGCATGTCCAGGGTGACGTCTCCCTCGAGGAGACCTGGAACGGGATCGCCAGTTCCGTGGCCGCCACCGATCCAGGGACACTGGGGCTGGTCACCTCGGCGGCCATGCTGAACGTCGGTACGTTGCTGGAGTTCGACAAGGCGGCCATGGAAAAGACCATGTCCGTCAACTTCATCGGCACCGCGCTTGCCTTCCGCGCGCTGCTGCCGCTGATGATCGAGCGCGGCGGCGGTCCAATCGTCGCGGTGGCCAGCATCGACGCGACATTCGCCGAGCAACAGCTCGCTGTCTACGCGGCCTCCAAGGGCGCCGTGCGCCAGCTGACGCGGACCGTGGCCATGGACCACGCCCGCCAGGGCGTTCGCGCCAATGTGCTGAGCCCCGGGCCGATGCTGGCGGGTCTTTTCGAGCGGCATATGAAGTCGGCTAACGATCCAGACCGCTTCCTAGCCACGCGTGCCAATCGCCAGCCTTTCGGCAGGATCCTTGACCCCGGCGAAGTCGCTCGCGCGGCCCTGTTCCTGCTGTCGGACGCGTCCACCGCGCTCAACGGCGCCGAAATCATCGCGGATGGCGGCCTGACGACCAGCTTCGACTTCCGGACCGGTTCCGAAGGCGCGTCGGTCTGA
- a CDS encoding sugar phosphate isomerase/epimerase family protein, which produces MSKTIELVAAYWTIAGDVYPFAPNEISPFPFARRVEAAAEAGYKGVGLIHADLQATREQIGLKEMRRILDANGMPHVELEFITHWFSSGELKVASDKVRRELFEAAEALGARDVKIAPEFDARSIDLPHVTESFAEICQDATRYGTSIALEVMPFSNVSTLETARALVEGAAQPNGGLLLDIWHIGRGGIPYEAVAKVPGQYVVSVELDDADAEVVGTLWEDTIYQRRLCGEGVLDPPAFIDAVQKTGFDSFYSVEVISKKHRVLPLEEAARQSFETTMAQFAKK; this is translated from the coding sequence ATGAGCAAGACCATCGAACTCGTTGCGGCGTACTGGACGATCGCGGGCGACGTCTATCCCTTTGCGCCGAACGAGATCAGCCCGTTTCCCTTTGCCCGGCGTGTCGAGGCGGCGGCAGAAGCCGGCTACAAGGGCGTCGGCCTCATCCATGCCGACCTCCAGGCCACGCGCGAGCAGATCGGCCTCAAGGAAATGCGGCGCATTCTCGATGCCAATGGCATGCCCCATGTCGAGCTCGAATTCATCACGCACTGGTTCTCCAGCGGCGAACTGAAGGTCGCCTCCGACAAGGTGCGCCGGGAGCTGTTCGAAGCGGCGGAGGCGCTTGGTGCGCGCGACGTCAAGATCGCGCCGGAATTCGACGCCAGGAGCATCGACCTGCCACATGTGACAGAAAGCTTTGCCGAGATCTGCCAGGACGCGACACGCTACGGAACCAGCATCGCCCTGGAGGTGATGCCCTTTTCCAATGTCAGCACCCTGGAAACCGCCCGCGCCCTCGTCGAGGGCGCGGCACAGCCGAACGGTGGCCTGCTGCTGGACATCTGGCATATCGGTCGCGGCGGCATCCCCTACGAGGCGGTGGCCAAGGTCCCCGGGCAGTATGTCGTGTCCGTCGAACTCGACGATGCCGATGCCGAGGTCGTCGGCACGCTCTGGGAAGACACGATCTATCAGCGGCGGCTCTGCGGTGAAGGCGTGCTCGATCCGCCGGCCTTTATCGACGCCGTCCAGAAGACGGGCTTCGACAGCTTCTACTCGGTCGAAGTGATCTCCAAAAAGCACCGTGTCCTGCCGCTCGAGGAAGCGGCGCGGCAATCGTTTGAAACCACGATGGCGCAGTTCGCCAAGAAGTAA
- a CDS encoding SDR family NAD(P)-dependent oxidoreductase, with the protein METNLKGRTVLITGAAKGIGRETAVAFGREGCRLALLDIDAAGLGETADAVADAGGQAAAFKADLSSAADIEDKVGAAIAHLGGALDVLVNNVGSGAVRTFDQLSDAEWDKTFSLNFMSYVRTTRIVLPVMRKQGKGAIINNASDLARQPEGVPIDYSASKAAVLALTKGLARSEGANNIRINAVAPGPIWTPFWTQPGGFAETMGKFHNMEPQKAVEHEMSLRQLPLGRLGRPEEVANVIVFLASDLASFVTSSVWGVDGGSIRAIA; encoded by the coding sequence ATGGAAACCAATCTCAAGGGCAGGACGGTGCTGATCACCGGCGCCGCCAAGGGCATCGGCCGCGAAACCGCTGTTGCCTTCGGGCGCGAGGGATGCCGCCTGGCGCTGCTCGACATCGATGCCGCTGGCCTTGGTGAAACGGCGGACGCCGTTGCGGATGCCGGTGGACAGGCGGCGGCGTTCAAGGCCGATCTCTCCTCCGCCGCCGATATCGAGGACAAGGTCGGCGCGGCGATCGCCCATCTTGGTGGCGCGCTCGATGTGCTGGTCAACAATGTCGGCTCGGGCGCGGTGCGCACTTTCGACCAGCTGAGCGATGCAGAGTGGGACAAGACCTTCTCGCTCAACTTCATGAGCTATGTACGCACCACGCGCATCGTGCTGCCGGTGATGCGCAAGCAGGGCAAGGGTGCGATCATAAACAACGCTTCCGATCTTGCCCGGCAACCGGAAGGCGTGCCGATCGACTACTCGGCTTCCAAGGCGGCGGTGCTGGCGCTGACCAAGGGACTGGCCCGCAGCGAAGGCGCCAACAACATCCGTATCAACGCCGTGGCGCCAGGTCCGATCTGGACGCCGTTCTGGACGCAGCCAGGCGGATTTGCCGAGACCATGGGCAAGTTCCACAACATGGAACCGCAGAAAGCGGTCGAACACGAGATGTCCCTGCGCCAGCTTCCGCTCGGCCGTCTCGGCAGACCCGAGGAAGTCGCCAATGTCATCGTCTTCCTGGCTTCCGACCTGGCGTCCTTCGTCACGTCCTCGGTCTGGGGCGTCGACGGCGGCTCGATCCGTGCCATCGCCTAG